From Acidianus brierleyi:
CATGAATTACTTCTACTCCTTGACTTTCTAACATATATTCCGCTCCTTTAGAGAGCCTATCTATTGCTTCTTTAGCAAATTTTTGTGCTTCATCAAAAGAAAAATCTATTTTTCTGCCTAGTCTACTAAGTTCATAAGCCAATATACTAGGATGTAGCATCGCTTTTGATGGAATACAACCATAAAGTACACAAGTGCCTCCAAGTCTATCTTGTTTTTCAACTAATTTTACTTTAGCAGTTCTAGCAGCAGAAATAGCAGCGTAAAGACCTGCTGGTCCAGATCCTACTACTGTTATATTCATGATAAAATATATTACAAAGAATACATAAAAAACCTTTTATTTTACAACTATTACGGGTATTTTAGCTTCTTGAACTAATCTAGTAGATACGCTACCTAATAGCATCCTTTTAAAGGTCGATAAACCTCTACTTCCAGTTATTATAAGATCTGCGTTATTTTTTGAGACATAATCTAATATGGCATTCGCGGGATCTCCCTCTAATACCACACCCTCAGCGTTAACTCCTTTTTGGGAAGCTAATTTTTTTGCTTCTTCTATATCTGATTTTGCCTTATTATAGACTGATTCAATTACATCTGCAGGTATTGGGGCTACTCCTGCTCCAGAAAAAACTGTAGAATCAACTACTTCAACTATATCTAATTTAGAAGAATATTTAGATGCTAAATCTATGGCTATATCTAAAGCTCTTTTAGCATGACTTGAACCATCATACGCAATTACTATATGGCTAAACATGAATTTCTTTATAGGGAATTAATTATATAAATTTATTGAATGATTTTTACGTAAGATAAATTCCTTTAACCAAAATGTTACTTGTTAATACGTTATTGTATTGTTTATATTTATGATCTTCAGCCTCTATTCCTTTTAATAGATTAAGAATATTACCAGTTAAGATCATTTCTCTTATTCCCTTTTCCTCTTTGGAGAGCCACGCTACTGAAGCAACTACACTGAAGTCCCCAGTATCAAAATTGCTTGTATGCACTCCTTGAACTTGATCTACTAC
This genomic window contains:
- a CDS encoding universal stress protein — encoded protein: MFSHIVIAYDGSSHAKRALDIAIDLASKYSSKLDIVEVVDSTVFSGAGVAPIPADVIESVYNKAKSDIEEAKKLASQKGVNAEGVVLEGDPANAILDYVSKNNADLIITGSRGLSTFKRMLLGSVSTRLVQEAKIPVIVVK